One part of the Thermococcus sp. Bubb.Bath genome encodes these proteins:
- a CDS encoding gamma carbonic anhydrase family protein has product MPVYALGDKKPVIHESAFIDETASVIGDVVLEEKTSVWPSAVLRGDIEQIYIGCCSNVQDNVSIHTSHGLPTKVGKYVTIGHNAVVHGATIDDYVIIGMGAVILDGAKIGKHVVIGAGALVPPGKEIPDYSLVVGVPGKVVRKLSDEEVEWTKKNAEIYMELAELHLGKRRKL; this is encoded by the coding sequence ATGCCTGTCTACGCACTTGGTGACAAAAAGCCCGTCATTCACGAGAGCGCTTTCATAGATGAGACTGCGTCGGTAATTGGCGACGTCGTCCTTGAGGAGAAGACGAGCGTCTGGCCCTCCGCCGTTCTCCGTGGGGATATAGAGCAGATATACATCGGCTGCTGCTCCAACGTCCAGGACAACGTCAGCATACACACTTCCCACGGCCTTCCCACTAAGGTCGGGAAATACGTCACTATAGGCCACAACGCGGTAGTCCACGGGGCCACCATAGACGACTACGTCATCATTGGAATGGGCGCGGTGATCCTCGACGGGGCGAAGATAGGGAAGCACGTCGTCATCGGAGCCGGTGCCCTCGTTCCGCCGGGCAAGGAGATACCCGACTACAGCCTCGTTGTCGGCGTCCCCGGCAAGGTCGTTAGAAAGCTCAGCGACGAGGAGGTAGAGTGGACGAAGAAGAACGCCGAGATATA